CCACTTGACAACGATCCAGCACATGGCAAACATGGTGCTATGATGGTAGACATGCAGGAAGCTCAATTGTGACCACTTCTGGCGCAGGATGAAAAAGCCCGTGTCGGCAAATTCAAGAATTTTTGAGATGTAGAACCACCAAAAGGCCGCGGCAATCTGCATTTACAAAATATTCACTCAATTTGAGTCTCTTTCTGCGGGTCAGAGACCCGGGTCCAAAGGGCCGAGGGTTCCAACCGTTTTGCCACACAAAACTTACACGCATTTCATGGGGGCTATAGCTCACCCGACACGGCTGACAGCTGATGCTATAGTTGAGGGCTCGCGACGCCGTAAAAAGCTCCAGGCATATGTGGGCATTCAGCAACGTCATAGCCAGGTTGTGGCAGAACAATGGGCCACGCAGCTGCATCGGTTTGTACCTGTGTTCAAGCTGTCATGAGGCATTGTACGTCGTATAAGAGGGCGCAAAGGAatggggccggggccgggtcCTCACCTGGCCATCCATTTGGGTGCATAGCGCACCATCAGCAAATACAAGGCCAGCAGGACGGCTGCATTCCAAGGCGACTCCACCAGCGGCCACGTCCGTGTGCGCTCATCCGCCAGCTCGGCAAATGGATACGGATAGCTGCCAATGCCGGGGAAACCAATTTTCGTGCTGCCATTGAACGACATCGTTGGACGTTGGGCGTTGGGCGGTGGACGTTGGCTTTAAGGCGAATTCTTGGCCAAAACTGAATGCGTGCCCGCAACGACATACGTCTTTTATATGGCTAAATGTTGACCCTGACTGCTGATGCGTTTACATATTCCAATGCCACGTTTAATTAGATCTAACCCCTGCACTGAAGCGTTAAAGTTGGGGAGGCCAGGTCAGGTCTGATCTGGGTTTTACCTGAAACCTCTCTGATGTCTGATAGCACTTTCAATTGATTGAGGGAGAAGGCGAAGCATAATCTCAGCATTGAGTTGCATTTCAAATGCAGTGTAGAATGCAATCCTTTGTTGtctatactatatatttacCATATATTTCGCACACGAGAACCAAACTCCCATTGATATCTTGATTAAGCAGATGCATTTACTCTCCGCTTTCCACTTGCCTCTTAATCAATGAAGCGTTAAATATACGTACTTACTCGCAGTACGTACcagtatactcgtatattcgTATCTTTTGTGGCGTCCCATCATCAATATTGAAAAGtgcaattgcagttgcagttgcagttgcaagtgCAGTTGCAGGAGGAGCAACAATTGCGGGGGCACAATGAAGAGTGCAACGTGAGCAGGGTTCGTGGATAGGTGTGGTGTTGGATGAGGGGGTGGGGcgcggaggggaggggaggatgGGTTTCCTGAAagccaaaaacgaaaaacaaacatttcCCTAAGACGTTCCAAGAGGGTGTAGCAGTTTGCCAAGAATACTCTTATCGTGGCAGAGGCATCTGGAGTTTCAGTCTTTGATTTCAGGTTTCGAATGGGAATAAGGAAGGGAAGCGCTTACTTAGGAGAGCTATAACAGGCACGATATCAAACAGGTCGGGGTCGGAGCTTTAATTATGATTTAAGCAACGAATTTGGAATTAATACGGAACCTTTTATGTATCGTAGCGAGAAATTAGGAATAGTTGGTAAGATACATATCTCCAACTATCCATCGAAGGGTATTTCATATTCTTTAAagtacatttgtacatatttctACGGGCAGTCTCCAGTCGTATGCCCTGAGCGCTCGCTCGTTGTTGTTTGCGCTTTTCTCTGGCTTTTGGCCCTTTGGCTTTTCATGTCTCTGGCTTCGAGTCCATTTTCTattattgttttctttatttgtaTTACTGTACGTGTTTGCACCTCTGGCACTTTGTGCCGAGTGTTCTTCCGATGTTGCTGCCGTTTGCTGTTTCCATTTTGGGCTGCCAATGCCATCCGAGGAGCAGCTGCGTCCAAAGGGTTCGTCctcacttccacttccacttccagttccagttctgttctgcttttcGGCTCTCCGAGAGTCATTGAAAGATGTTGGGGCGTTATTATATTGTAAGCCTTGTTTTGGTAACCTCGTAAAAGGCAATTGTATCGCATTTTGACCGCAGCGCAGCAGTTGGACCCCATATTATGGGCTCAATCATGCGGGTTGCAAGTGGGCTGAAAGTGCTGCCCCGCCCCTTGAATCAAGAgtcaattttcattaaaataatGTCACAATTCAGTCTCGCCTCAAAATGGGTTTGGGCCTGTTTCAGCGATGGCCCACATCGACATTCCATGccctgccatgccatgccttTTCTGCGGCTTACCGCCTAGCTTTGCTTCCCATCCGGAAGTTGCACATATGCCATCATGTCCTGCGGCCACGCATGTCCTGTTCCCCGCCCAGCCTCCAACTCCCCctctatacatatgtatatccgcAACCGGGCCTGTGCGTGCCTACGTATGCGTATAATTGAGTTAGTTTGATTGTTATAATcagcactccactccaccccgccccaccccacccGAACCTCCCATCATTTCCCAGTCAGTCTTCTAGAGATGGGTATATGTTGCCATGGTTCTTCAAAGGGGGTAGGACACggattaatttattaattatactaCAGCAGACTCTGGGAATTAAAGTCGAAGctatacatacgagtacatatagATAGATAATCCTTTGTTGTATCCTTTGATGTTCTTCCATTGCGTAATCGCATTGTCCCCACTATATCCTGTTCACCTCTAGCTATGACATTTTTATGCACTTTTCAACTGCATACAaagttcttttttgtttttggagcATTGACAAATACATTTGATGGATAGATGTCCGTTCTGTTGCCTTTCGGCGATGTTATTTTGTCATTTCCATTCTCCAGGCCGGACTTCCTCTCACCTTTTCAAACACGGGGAAATACTCCTACAAATGCATACATAAacctatacatacatacatatatatgtgtcCGTACCGATCCATTGGACCGTTCACAGGGCattgaataatttatttttgtggccaAGCATTGCTGTGGCACCGGGTAGGGCAAACGTATGTTGCTTTGCCAGAGGTCAAAGGTGTTTGAGCTCCATTGACGATGGAGGATTCCCCCCTCCATCATAGTGGGGGGACACTATAGCTCTTTCATCATGAAGAGGGGCTACTATTGCACCTCCGTCATGGATGGGGGCTCCGGTACCTGCTCTACAATGTCGTGGGACGCCACTCGTTTGTAGTTCATCGCGTTGACACTGTTGAAGCCCCGTGGACCCCGTGAGTTATTAAATAGATTACAGTTTTGTTCCGCACAACTTTATGTACGTTCCGCTGGACAGATGTTAGGAGCACTCTCCTGCAATGGTCCCATGTCCCTGCTGTAACCAGTCGCTGTGATGATGAAATTCTGGCAGTCCATTTCAGTTTTTGTCAGCTTTTGACCCCCCTGGACATGGATGGCTGTGTCAGCGGTCAGTGGAGAGGGATCGGGGGGTTTAAATGAAAAAgttatgtacgagtatgtgcatATGCGAGTGTATTCAAACGCGAGATTGATTAGAATTCTATTGAACTGCTGAACTCTTTTTGATAgtattgccttttgtttgggTAAAGCTTTAAGAGAACTTTCGTCAAAAACAATAGAAAAAGCAACGGAGAGCTATTGTAAATCATTGAAAATAGAAAAGGACTATTGGAAATATTTACCTCCCAAGGTATCCCATGAATATCCTTACCATTTCCCCACTCACTCTTCGAGCAGCCTTAAATACACTTGCAAACAACAATAGTCCCACAATAATACACAAAGATATCATCAGCATCGTTCCTGGTGCACCACAAAATCGACCTTCAGTGGACCCTGGACACTGGTTTTTGGCATCATTATACGGAGTATCAATATGCGGCCATTGACAGCGGAGAGCAATTGCTGTCAGTgacaaaagagagaaaatatCATGAAGCAAGTCAAGCTGGCATTGGAGGTCGGTACTTCTCCCTGTTATTCTTTGGGGGGATGTGGGGAGGGAGTTTATTGAATGGAAAATGCCACTGACCCCCGACCTACTAGCTTATGGTTCGCCATCCACCCATTACCCATTTCCCTGTCGcaatcgccatcgccgtcgcccACGCCATTGCCATTTCGTATCGATGGCCATCCACTGTCAAGTCGAATCGCTTTCCGTGTTTACTCGCATTTCCTGCACATTTCCGGCTCAATGGGAATGTGGCAAACTGTTCTCGCTGGGTATTCACGAAGTGCGAGAGAGGCATGATTGTGGAAATACCTTGTGGAGGGGCGTTTCTGAATCAGATTTTGATTAGGCTTCACttatttcgatttcaatttcaatttcaatttcgctAATCAGCCGAGGGAATACTGGTCCTTAAGCTATTGTATCATTATGTGAGGTTATCCTTTCGTACTTGTTGCAGACTGTACTGTACCCATAAATTGTATCTCTCTGGCTGTATGAGAGTCATTTTTCttggctctctctccatctccatctccatctctatctcttcCCCAGGTGCAACTGTGCGTGTCAGAGTGTGcaacatattttatttgtctTGCCGCTGGCTGAGCTGTTGCCACGAGTCCTTGGCATCCTTGTCGCATCGCCTTGATACGCGTTATTTACAATACATTTGTCATGGCTTCGACGTGGCTACAGACCTGCACACAACAGGACTAATGCAGAGGACAAGAAGGAGCAGTATCCCATGCATTTGGGGCACACCATCTCAAGCGAGTGAAACTAATGGTTAACCACTTTGGCTTCATTCTTTGGCACTCAATTTGGGAGCGGATGGTTCGGTGGATCCCTGTATTTATCCGAGAAAGAGGGATTTATTTTCAAGAGAATTGAATTCTGTTTCACGATTTCAggggaaaagcaaacaaattataaGACAAACTCCAGAAGGATTTCAGTCAGACTGGAAATTCATTGTATATACTAATTGATTAAATGCAGTCCATTTGCATCGAAATCtatcaattaaaataaacattAGTTCACTTTCGAACAGAGAAAAATGTATAAGAGATACCTGAGGATACCTGCTCGCcagcaataaatatttaacccATAAACTATTTGTATCCTCTCACCCAAAAAAACTTGAGCCTGTGCCACCTCGGGCCAGGGAACGGCGTACCATTAATCCAAGTCTATCAAGTTTAGTACATCACAGCCACAGGACCCTTGGAAAGCATACACCGCACCCGCCCCTTTGTGGGTGCTGCTTTCGCTCtgtaataaattaattaaattgagCTAAGAAAATTTACAAACGCGCGTATTAGcaggcaaaaggcaacagCAGGAGAGCAGAGAAAGTTGTTCAACATTTTGCACgatttttaattgcattttaatgacTTTATTCCGCTGAAATATGCCCACACAGAGAGCTATTAAACTGATTACTCCCAGCCATTGACACCTCGTGGCTCTAATTAAAGTGCGGCTCTGGCCAAAAGGTTTCCACGTTCCATCATAACTCGCAGCCAGAggcgaaaagcgaaaaacgaAATAAGCCGAAAGCCGGCCAGGACAAAAAGGAGCCTCAGCTTAATATTGTAGAGCTGGCTGTCTGTCAAACGGCGGGAGAAGTGGGAGTTTGGAGATTCGAAACAGAACTAGAACATGgccgtgtggcatgtggcaccaggcactgccactgccactggctaTGGCGCTGGCActagcactggcactggcactagcTCTGGTACCATTGGCATGAACAAAAAGTAAGTCCGGCAATTGGCAGTTTCACAAAATAactttgttgccgctgccagtGGTCCCAAAATAGCCGACACAGCATATATAACTAATACTCTCAGTTGGCAGCTGACCACAGaaccaaccagccagccatccagaccagagaccaacccaaaaaaaaaaccctacTCTACCCAGAAACCCTCCACCGAAAACTCGCCCAAAACCAACACCAACCAAAGCAATGGACAATAAAACAAATCGAATAGAACTTCATTTTCTCCAAcagtttgtgtttttttttgcctgctTTCCTTCTATTCCTTCGGAATGGGGACGTGCCTTTGGGTCCGGGGGGTTCCGTGCAGTGTGAAAATGTCCATAAAATGTGAAAGGAAAATCAGTGTTTAATTAagttataaaaatgttttggtCATTTAAGCTTGGCTCGCGAGGAAGAGTACTCTTGCCACTTGGGCGACTTACAGAGctaatgaaatggaaatttaacTTTCGAGCTGCTGAGTTTTgtgcacatactcgtatagtagatattttccattaaataaatgaaaaatttctCAATGGAGAGAAAAGACATGGCTATGTTTGTGTTGGTATGATTCATCCAAAAATGTTATAAATCTAATTAGAGCCCTTCGTGAACTGCAGCTTTTTTCATTAAGTATTTCCCAATGCAAAATCAATAAAGTTCCTACCGACCTATGTCCGCaggaaataataaaataaagtaattTCATCTCAGAACCTCTGCTGCCGTTCTAATATAGTACAAGTACTTGTAGTAGTACTTGTCCCAAATAATCGGGTACCCTTAAGCTGGCAGCCTGGCAATATTTTCAGGCGACACTCGAAAATTGCTGGACACCACAACAGCATCGGTAGGAGAGGAACCTCTTGTGCAATTCTGCATTctccattttgtttttattaggttttttttttgttatggaGAGGAATATTTATGAGCATTTATACCCAGTAATCTCAGAAAAAGGGAAAGGGCATAACAGGCTGACTTCGTTGAGGGCATTCGGCTGCTTATCCATTCTTTTTGGATCTCTAGATTTTGCATGCAAAAGGATATACAGGGGGAAAAAGAGTATCTCTGTGGTCGCCACGCTGTACTCCTTGTCCGGTGGCATCcagagtacgagtatactcgtatatgaaATTCGTATGAGCTGGTGCAGCTTACTTATTCTGCAACTTCTTCATCCGTTTCCTTATGCGAATGTGCATGCTTAAGCTGCTTTTCCACGCACACAACCGGAGAGAAATGGAGAACTCGGGAgacttttttggggggcagGCGGTGGGGTTGGCGGTGGGGGTGGCAAAACAACACATTGAGCCGAGCTTAACGGCTGGCGCATAAGTTTCAAAGTCAGCATGGAAGGGTCCCCCAGTCCCCgtcccccagtcccagtccccgtcCAGGTCCCGGTCTTCGTTCCCGAGTATTGGAGGAGCTCCGACTGTCTTGCAACTTTTGCAGCGTCGTCGTCTTTTAGGGCTTCgtactggggactggggactgggtaAAATTTATCTGGGCACGTCGTCTGTGTATTTCAAATGCAATCCATTGTGCTCCTCTGTCTCCAGtatttttatgtgtgtggagtgtgtgtgtttgtgtgtgtggtgcttTATGTCCAGTctgttgtgtttgtgttacCAAAATCCCCCTGTCCATGGGAAATACTTGGCTCTGGGGCGCTGCGTTTGCACTTTGTCCTGGCGTCGCTGGGGAAAAACTCTTTTAAACGCCTCTCGGATACGCATTTTATGTTTAAGTTTCTGGAACGGCCATTGGCCTGCCGTTAGCTTGCCACACAGCTCGTAAATATCCCGTTCTATCGGTCTAACTCACAATTACAGAAAGCTGCAAATATGTGCTGTTGAATTTCCGGCATTTAccatttcataatttattacCTTTGGTAGCATTCTAATAAGTTCTAAGACCAAAGAATGAAGGCCCACCTTTAGGAGCTTTCAGCGATGTTCATTGACTAATACTTTTTGGAATTCATCGAGAATATAAATGACGAACGACGAGTAATAGTCTCAATAAAGAAAATTCCTATTTCCCTTTACAACATAAGCCCTTACTCATCCGTGATCAGATGCAAATGAGCCGTAAGTTCATTTGGCCAAATGGCAACCTGAAACGCGTAATTGCCACGGGCTGTGGCATTTGAGTGTTTGATTGAGGGATTGTGGGACTGATTGTAATCGAATTTCAATGGAATTATACAGCTGCAGCTGACGCCAGACGATGATGAGCTTTGCGGAACGCTGATGTTGATTTCCTTCAAGGGAACAGGGCAGTAGGCTCGAGTCCTTGAGGTGTGCGGCTAATTGGTTTTCCATTCGGAAATTAATTCAATGCTAATTATTGGCTAACAAGCTCACAATAAACGCAATTATAATTATGCcacagaagcggcagcagcagcagcagcatcagcagttgcatgcaacaacaacagcagccaaacATTGCAACAAAGACCTCAATTAGGATTGCATAATGAATGTTAGCTCTTTCTGCTCCATCACTGTCATGCACACATGTCATGCGTGCTGTTGTCTcagctcttttttttcttcacactttgcccttttttttgtgtgtggtttttgttgtctAATTATGTAATTTGTgtggactggggactggggactggagGGATGTAATCAGCATTTCCCCCATTTAGTTGTGTCAACAAATTGCATTAATTTTGGGCAAATGCATTATGCATGCAGGACGACAGCCCAGATCCTTCTCCCCCTTTCTGGGCAGGGCAGCATTCGGTGTTAATCGAGCGAGGCGTCAAATTGTTTACCCTGGAATTTTGAGTGCAATTTGGGGGAGTGGCAGGTGTGACAACTGTACACACAATTTCTTAATGGGATTTATTGGGGGCAAGTCCGTCGAATAATTGCGGAGGAATAATTCATGCAGGGTAATCTGTTCGATAAGTGAACACATTGGACAGCTGAATTAAATGGACGCTAGTTCCCATAAATTGAGTAAAATCTTTTAATGATTCAACCGCCACTAAAATGTCAACATTTCATTAATTCCATTAAGCGACAGCAGCTGTTGTGCACAAGTTGCGGATCGTATCCAGCCGTATAGACATCCAAGTTTATGCAACAATTCTTTTGAGTTCAACCTGTCAGCCGCACTTGCACTCACACACGCATTCACACTCATTCACACggaggcaggagcaggagcaggggcactCCCATGAATGCATAacttttggttttcggtttgaCATTTTGTGGTTAGATTTTAATATGTGTGGCAAAGTGAATGAGAAGTTACGTAGGACCCAAAACGGGAGAGATGGCTAAATGCATTATGCCGATGTTGCTGCCGCATGGCACAGTGAAAACTTTGGCCGGCTTTCCAcactccccccctctctctcttgacTCCATTCTTGATTGCTATCAGTGGCAGCTGGTGGTGCTTCTGGTggtgcttctgctcctgctggtggcATGTGTATGGCAAATTAGCATTCTTGCCACCAGAAATTCAAGTGTGCGTCTGTATAGTTTTGGGTTGTTTGTGTTGCATGCCTCACTGTCTCTTCTGTCTCTTCTGTCTCCTCTGTCTGgcattgtttgctgtttgtctTTGTAGTCGACTCTCAGGCCGAGTCccggggacggggacgagcctgggcctgggtccgGGCTTACGCTGTCAGCGAGCTGCAGTTTAAAGCCTGCAAAACgcacagccaaagccagaccTCATGGCGGATGCGTGACATTGCATAACTCACTTTGTCGAAGCATgcgaggggaggggagggtcCATGGtctgggggggcggggggttaAATTACAACTTGAGCAGGCATCCTGCCTCGGGGCCTCAGGAGGAAACTTTGTCTTGAGCGTCTCCAGGAGTTGCGTCTTCCACGTGCAACAAGAAAATGCATTGCAACTTTATTAAAAAGTCGTAAAACTTATAAAAAGCTACTAAAAGCAATGGGTAATAAGTTATTGTTGGTGTtattacaattattattattactattactattatcATAGCTGTTGGGGGTTGTTCTTTCCGACAGAAAGGTACAAAACTTTCCCACTGTTGACAATGTTCAACATCGAAATACGAGCTACAGAGCACGGGTTTCCGTGTAATTTGATAAGTGCGATATGCAGTGGAAAACTTTATTGTTCCATCTCTCGATAAAACTGTCACATTTCCCCACTATAACTCACATTTTCCGGCTGTGAACCCCTCTGCATTTGCGATTGGATATATGCGATAGATATGGGCATCGTTTTAGCCAAGGTGTATTGAAGAGAAggtaatacatatatacccgGCGAGTGCTTGAGCTTGAGAGGATTACGGCCACCGCCTATAGGTTTTCCCAATTTACCTCACCCTTTCCCCTCGCCAGGCTCGACCACAGCACCGCCTTTGCCCAGGATCGTTTACCGAGCGCATTATTGCCGAGCGCAGGGGCACATTTGTGTTTGCGTCAGCTTCTGTTGCATTTGCCGTTGCAATTGCGGAACCGGATGCTGGTCTCTGCTTTTGTGAgccacatgtacatacatacatctatggCTGCTTTGTTGGCCGTCTCCCCGTTGTTTGTTTCGCCTCGAAATGTCATTGTTAAGGGGCCCGGACAAACGTTTGCCGTTTCTAGGTTTACGGCTTATGTGGCGAGCCTCGTTGCGGCCATAACAATGGACCTTATCGATGTTTATGATATTAGAGCCGGCATCTTCATCACGAGGTCGCTGATGTAACAACCAGACTTGGCCAGCCGGAGCCCTTAAAGCGTTGTTTCTGCTTGAAACTTGCCCCGACTGTGCTGCTGCAAGTTGCAAGTAATAATTGCACTGGCGGTTGAGCAGACTCAGAGCTCGGGACTCAGGACTCAGGACTCAAGATGGGATGAGATGCGGTGCAGGCACTTAAAaatccagcagctgcagctgccacatgCTCAACGCTTAAGGCGGCAGGGCAGGCGTGCCTGAAAGGACCGCAGAAGAAGCAGAACGAGCATCCATCAGAAGGGGGGGGCTCGAGTGGCAGCAAAGTGGCATTAACatcaggaacagcagcagcagcagcagctgtaaTAAGACAGCTTCTTGTTAACTTTTGCTCATTTGTGCCCCAAACTGCTGCAGACACGACGAACACGGCTAGGTGTGGAAGCTTAGGAGCTAAATTTGACATATTAACGCGATCGCTTTGGGAACAAAAGAGCTTGTTTTAATAAGCAGCAAAGGCTCCTTGAAAATTTATCAAATAATCGAGTAAATATTTAAGTGTTTGCAACTGAAAGAGCGTTTCCTGCCTTTGCCATTTTCACTTTGCAAAAAACTTTagtaattaaaaactttgccagggaccagggaccagggaccagaaccagcgccagcgccagacAAGACCCCACGCGGCCAGAGATCCCTCATCCGGCCGATTCCGGGCGACTGGCAAACCAATAGCCTCGATGCTTGATACAATTAAGTATTGCTTTAATATAAAAGCGCTCTTAATGAGCATTAAGATAATGTCACACATGAGCATGGGatgcgacacacacacacacacacagacgagtACGAGCGCGAGCATGTTCGTAAggtaatatatttttaacgTGGATATGgctatatgtatacatatgtacatatagtatatacgcGAGTGCTGTGTGTCCGATGTGAAACGATTGACTTGTTAACTGTCACCGATTATCGGTGGCAATTTTTGAAATCCGTTGATGGATCAGGGGGGGTCCCGGGGATGAAAACCTGTGTCCTGTTCCGGAGGTGTTTCTAAAAGCGTATTTTGCattgaaaaattttaaaagatttcaaaaattaatttattagaTGAATTATTGAGATGATCGACACACTATAATtacagatttatttatttaatattttgtcaATGCAAAAACATTGCGAATTTTGTTGTGAAATTGCATTCTAGAATGCGAAATCAATGGACTTAATGCTCGTTCATATCAATTTCCCCTATATGTATCAacgaccacacacacacacacacacacacacacgcatacaccaatggaaattaaaatggggatggggatggggatgcggatgcgggCAATGGCACCGCAAGTGGCAAAATGACACTCAACGAGCGTGTAAGTGCATGTCAATCGTGTTTGCCTGGCGCCAATAAAAAGTAATTTCATTCCACATTAAAAGCGCCAGAGAACGGTAATAAACATCCATCCGCACAGGTGAGTGCTTAAAGGCGGTGTTTAAGAGAACACTTCAAAGATGCTTAAACATTGTTAATTATAACTGAAATAAAGAAATACATTAAGCAGCCTGGAACTGTGTTCCGTTCTAAATttaaagcaaacacaaaacgaGCAATCTGCCAGCCAATCAAATATTCAATCTCTGAAATGCACAAATTCAATCATTTATTCACAAATATTCCACAGGATTTTGCGTGCAAAAGGAACAACCACCTGAGGTCTGTGTGCTATGCGATGCAACAAACTTTGAAATTAGTTTCAAACCATATGCAAATCTACCAACATGTACTCTTGCGCTCCAGGCCAAGAAAATGGACGAACTTCAACAGTTTTGATTTGGAAACAATCGAAAGTGGGGATAAttgttggaaaatattttgaatgtCAGGCGGTATTGGACATTATTTTAAAGAAACTTCAATGATACTCGCTTTTGGGACAGTGAATGTGACTGTCGTGCAATCCAATCCATTTTCTTTGCCTATTTTCTTGGGATCCATTTAAAAAACTTTGCTTTTCCTCTCAACATGAGGTTCCCCCACCGACGCGTCGGTTAATTAAATGCTGACTGGCTTTCGTGCTTCCTGTTcgtttttttccccattttcccgCAATGCCTATTGCCGACTGCTTTTGGACCGCTAATGTTGTTTGTGGGCCACAAAACTCACTTTACAACATGTGGCACAAGAGTGCCTTCCGCCAACTGACTCTGAACTCCTCCTATTCGAATGGCCATTCCGTATGCAAAGTGTGGGGCATCAAAGCCATTTCATTTGGTGTGCCATGGATCCCCAGCCCCTGCCGCTTTTCGGTGCgtgcgtgtgggtgtgtgtgtgtgtcgctgcctcaatcaatttcaatttatcaATTTTTACAATCAACTGATTTTATCAATTTTATGGCGCATTTTAAGGCCACGCACAGACCAGCGAAGCGGCGGAGACAAGGCATGGATCGGATGGAACAGCCTTCGGGCAGGGAAaccggcaaaaaaaaagaaaaggacaCGCCAAGGAGGAAATTTGACTGCCAGTCACAGGCGCGGAGA
The sequence above is a segment of the Drosophila pseudoobscura strain MV-25-SWS-2005 chromosome X, UCI_Dpse_MV25, whole genome shotgun sequence genome. Coding sequences within it:
- the LOC6900500 gene encoding elongation of very long chain fatty acids protein 4-like; translation: MSFNGSTKIGFPGIGSYPYPFAELADERTRTWPLVESPWNAAVLLALYLLMVRYAPKWMARYKPMQLRGPLFCHNLAMTLLNAHICLELFTASRALNYSISCQPCRVSYSPHEMRIAAAFWWFYISKILEFADTGFFILRQKWSQLSFLHVYHHSTMFAMCWIVVKWIPTGSTFLPAMMNSFVHIIMYGYYALSVLGPRIQPYLWWKRYLTALQLVQFAIGLAWGSQAIIRRCEYHTWVSLTGVAYMLTFLYLFGCFYAQKYRVKHRKYKK